A region of Kwoniella shivajii chromosome 11, complete sequence DNA encodes the following proteins:
- a CDS encoding 40S ribosomal protein S11: protein MAEQTQSAFQKQNIFQNAKSRGGKKVTTKTKRWYKDVGLGFKTPAEAINGTYIDKKCPFTGDISIRGRILTGVVHSTKMTNTIIIRREYLHFIPKYRRYEKRHKNLAAHCSPAFRVEQGDQVTVGQCRPLSKTVRFNVLRVSKNKAAKGFAKF from the exons ATGGCTGAGCAAActcaatcagctttccaGAAGCAaaacatcttccaaaacgCCAAGTCAAGGG GTGGCAAGAAGGTCACTACCAAGACTAAGCGATGGTACAAAGATGTTGGTCTTGGATTCAAGACCCCTGCTG AGGCCATTAACGGTACTTACATCGACAAAAAATGTCCTTTCACCGGTGACATCTCTATCCGAGGTCGAATCCTTACTGGTGTCGTCCACTCTACCAAGATGaccaacaccatcatcatcagacGAGAGTACCTTCATTT CATCCCCAAATACCGACGATACGAGAAACGACACAAGAATCTCGCTGCCCACTGTTCTCCCGCTTTCCGAGTTGAGCAAGGTGACCAAGTTACCgttg GTCAATGCCGACCTCTTTCCAAGACCGTCCGATTCAACGTCCTCCGAGTATCCAAGAACAAGGCTGCTAAAGGATTCGCTAAATTCTAA